Within Metabacillus sp. KUDC1714, the genomic segment CTGGCAAGCGTCATCACTAGGACGAAAACCACTCCAGGTCATTCCCGTGTAGCCAATAGGAGCCCCTTTTCCATCATGTGATAATGTATCCTGTGTGGGACAGTTATCCCTTTCAAACATGTAGCTAGAATTTTCTTCATGGTTTTGCTCCGTCTTCCAAGTTTCGATTATTTTGGCAACAGCTTCCCGGAACATTTCATTAAATTGAGATGTTCTTCCAGTTGACTTCCAGAATAAATAAGACAATTGAATTGGATAACAAAGTGAATCAATTTCATATTTTCGTTCCCATAGAAGTGGTGTCATCTCTGTCTTATCATCATGGTATCTCTTTCCATTTGCTTCTTCGTTAAACGCATTTGCATATGGATCATGAATAATGCAAGATAATTGTTTTTTTATCACACCTTCAATTAGGTCTGCCATTTTCTCATCATGTTCAGCAAGTAGTAAATATGGGCGAACCTGTGCAGCTGAATCCCGTAGCCACATTGCAGGTATGTCACCCGTAATCACAAATGTCGTTCCATCATCCTGAGGTCGAATGGTTGTTTCATAGGTATTGGAAAAACAATTTTCAAACATTGTTTGTACTTTTTGATCATGAGCGAATGATGATTTTACTTCATCTATTAATGCTTTCATTGATCGTGGTAATTGTCCTTGCATGGAGTACTCACTTCCCTTTCTAGTAGTCTTATAGTCATGTCCCGAGTTAAAATGTTGCGCATTGATTCATGCTGCTCACTATTGAACTCATTTTTCAAATTAATTTTTTTCAAATCCTAGTGTAACGATTTCATGATTACGAACTGAAACGTGAACAGCTTTATTGCCATCAACATGTAATGATTTCTCTTTTTCTTCGATCACATTACTTTTATACGTATTCTCATAAGTTTCTGATGTCTTGACGATCAGAGTCTCACTTTCATCAGCCATATTAAACCAGCGCATCATGACATCGCCAGATTGTTTAGATACTTTCATAGAGGAAAATGCTAGATTAGCAGATTCCCACCGGACAAATGAATGAACAGGAGGCAATTCACCATCATGAAGACCTGTCTGTTTCAATGACCAAGGTACTTGATATTGGTATGCATCTTTATATGCCTTAGCCGCGCTATCTTTTCCATCATGTGGATAGATGCAAAATGAAACAGTCTGCTCTCCCAAACACTGTGCTTCAGGTGTCGGAAAATATCCCCAATCGCCAAGCTCTCCTACAGAGCGCAGTAGAGTTACCGCTATCGTATTCCGACCATCACGGATTATTTCATACTCATTTAATCCAAGATTCGCAACAGTCAAGCCTTCAACTTCATTACTTACATCAACAAATGCTTGCTGATGCTGTGAATGATCTGGGTTCGTCCATTCTTGTGACGGCTCGTTGGTTCGTTTTGCTATTTCAAAGATTGAATCAGCATGATGGACATCTGTTTTAATATCTGTTGGAAATAATGCTCTGAGACGATGGTCCTTCGCTTGGTTGTTGAAAGATGTTTTAACGTCTATTCCTTTGCTATTCTTTGCTAACGTTACAACTGTTTTGATTGTAAACGGAACCTTCTCATCTACACGTTCTGACTTTCTGCCAGTAAACCAGACAAGCTCTTTTTGCTCTTTATCTAGTAAATCTGATGCGCTTGCCGGAATTTCCCACTCTTGTACAATCTCATATGCAGCCTGGAATGGTGTATCTTCGATGATGTTTACCTTTGCAATTAAGTCTTTTGTTGTAAGCGCTTGTTCATTATTCGGCTGCTTGTACATATATTCGTTACCGATATCACCTGTGTCTTCATACACACATAGGTCTTCAAATGTACGTCCATTTACTTTATTGGTTACAGTTAAGGAACCATTTTCATTAATTTTTACATTTACATAATTATTTTCCATTTCATTTTCATTTATGATTAAGGAACTATTATCATTATGTTTTGAAGATGAAACCCATGCATATGTCGTAAAGCCTAGTGCCGGTACTTTTTCTGCTTCAAATGTTAGACGAACTCTTCTAGCCATATACGGTTGACGGAATTTCTCTTCCGGCAGATCATAATCAAAAGCGATTCCTAAATCTTCCACCTTGCAATGATATTCAGTTCCTTTATCATCAACTAATGTTCTTTCTCCTAGTGGAAATCCTTTAAGCTCTTGTTTGTTTACTCCTGCTGAGAAATAATCTCTTTTTACATCAAGTGTAATAGAAACTACTCCTGTACGGTCCCATCCAGTCGTGTTATATACAGTAAATGGAAGTGCATCTTCACCCCATTTTTTAAAACTAGCTGTATTAATTTTTTCGGAAATGGACTCGAGACTTTCATCAATGATCATCTCAGCTACATGTTTACTCTTCTCAAATCTTGTGACCATTTCACGGTGAACCTCATCAACACTGCAGCCGCAAATGCTGTCATGCGGGTGATTTTGCATTAGTGTCTTCCAAGCGTACTCAATTAAATGATGGTGGTAATCTCCTCCTTGTAAATAGGCGAATGCTGACAGTGGTTCTGCCACTTTCTCAAGGAGTGTCTGACTAAGTTGATTCATTTGTTTAATATATACGCGTGCGGATGCTGTATTAACAAGCGTGCCCCATCCGTCCGTCTGCTGGCTTCGCAGCTCTCCTTCAATTACTTTTAAATTTTGCGGTAGTGATGCGGCAAGTTTGCCTACATAATCATTAAAATTTGAATGAATAACTTCGATATTCGGATATAACGTTTCAGCAACTCGAATGGCTTCTGGCAAATCAGTTTGGATTGGCTGATGATCACAGCCATTCATCATGAGCATATGTGGGCTTGCTGCATATTTTTCTAAGGATGCAATGTGCTGCTCCCAATATTTTTGGGCTTCTTTTTCATCTGTTGGTACTTCATTCCCATTGCAGTACCAATTTGCAAATAAAATACCGAGAACTGATGACCCATCTGGGGAGCGCCAAAGCATTTCTGAATAGGGCGATTCATAATTTTCTGCTTCACTGACAGTATTGTTAAATCCTGTTGGCTTCACACCTCTTCCGAAGACAGCATTGTTAATACCAGCCTGGCTTAAGATTTGTGGTGCCTGGCCGATGTTTCCAAATGAATCAGGAAAATAGCCGACCTTTGAAACGCCTCCCCAAAGCGCTGCATCTTTCATCCCGTATTGAAGATTGCGAATATTGGCTTCACTGCTTGTCAAAAATTCATCCTGCAAAATGTACCAAGGGCCAATATGGAGCCTTCCCTCTCTGACGAACGTTTGAAGCTTTTCCCGCATTTCAGGGCGGATTTGTAAATAATCATCTAAAATGATTGTTTGTCCATCAAGATGATAGCTTTTAAAATCAGGATTGCTTTCCAATGTTTCTAGCAGCCTATCCATCAGCTTCGTTAAGAGGACATGGTGCTTCTCATATGGTAAGTACCATTCCCTGTCCCAATGGGTATGAGAAATGATATGGATATATTTTTTATCTTCCAATTTTAAACCTCCAAAAAATGTTACTTGCAGCAGAAAGAGCCATTCACTTGATTATTTGGCTTATTCCACAAAAAATGATTTTCATCTAATCTTGGGTTTTAACTTAATCATCCATAAAAGGTACATCTTAACTACTTCGTTACGTGGAATGTACAAATCTCAAACGGGTGAAACTTCCGATTAATATTTCCGTCTTCCATCAACAACTTATTTACGAATTTCTCAAGTAAATTTGTTTCATTCGTCTCTCTAGCATTGATCATTTGACTAAACTGCATTTTAGCAGAAGTTTCATTCCCTTTAGATTCATACATTCTTAAAATAATTCCATTTTCACTTTCAGCTTGTTTAATTGAATCAACGATTACACTATCACTGTTTATGTTAATAAATGCCATTGAATCTGGTAATTTACCAGAATGTGACGATGTCTTGACAACGGATAATGGAGAATTTAACTCTTGTCCTTTTCTAACCGTTTCTCCTTTTCTCCAATCCCCTTCATGAGGGAATAATGAATACGTAAATTCATGCTCCATTATATCGGCTTGGGTATCAGGCCATTTTGCAGCACGTAATAGTGATAGCCTTATTTTATTTCCTTTTATGTCATAACCATATTTACAATCATTTAATAAACTTACACCATAATTCCCCTCTGAAAGGTCTGCCCACCGTTGTCCACATACTTCATATTGTGCTTGTTCCCAACTTGTATTATTGTGAGTAGCACGTTCAATTGAACCAAACGGAATCTCATAAGTAGCTTTAGGGCTAAAAACATTTACCGGAAAGGAAACCTTTAACAGTTTATGTTTTTCTATCCAATCTACTTTTGTCTTAAAATCCACTTTTTTACTGTTATGATAAAAGGTGATTTCTTGAGTCACTAGTGAATGATTCACTTTCCATTTGAATTCCAATTTATCTGTAACAGATCCTTTATGAATTACCCTAGCTTCAATTAATTGAGGATTTACCAAACGCTGTTTTTCAAAGTTCGGATCTATGTCCCAAGCATCCCAATCAGTTGGTAAGTCATCAAATAATTGCAACTCATTCGCATATTCTCCATTTTTAATAATTTCTTTTTCAGCTTTCTTATCATATAATCGGCCAAGCCAACCATTTTCAGTAAATTCCACTTTATAATTAGGTGTCTCCCAAAGACCATTGAATTCTTTAGAATATGCTACTTCTAGCTGCTCATCAGCATCCTTTAACCACACTGTTTTATACCCTAATTCTGGAATACGATCAATGTGAGCATTGAGTGTTACAACTCCATCATCGCTTACAATACATTCTGTTACATACCTGTTCCCTTGTTTATCAATCAATTCTTTATTTAATAGTTCTTTCCCACCTGTAATCGTTATCACTTCATCACGTGTCCAGCTAAGGCTGTTTAGTAGAATAATAGGTTGGCCGTCACCTTCTGTATTTATTGATTCAGCGATATAGTGAATAGCTTCGTCCTTTAATTTTGCACCAATGTCAAATACCTCTTTATATTGTTTCTCTGAAAGTTCATATACTGGTGAAATGGATGTACCTGGTACAATATCATGGAACTGATTGAGCATGATTAGCTTCCAATTTTGGTTTATTTCCTCCATAGGATATGGTTTACCTAGGGCGATGTGAGCAAAACTATTCCAAATCTCTAGTTCTCTATAAAGAGCCTCTGCTTTTCTATTATTCTTTTTGGTTTTTGCATGAGTCGTATAAGTGCCGCGGTGTAGTTCTAAGTATAAATCTCCATACCAGCTAGGTAATTGGGGCTTTTTTGATTCAATTCTCTCAAAAAAGTCATGAACCTTATCAAATTTCACATCTGGCATTCCGGGAAGATTGCTAGACCGTTCCAAATACTCAATCATTTCCCTTGTGACACCACCGCCTCCAT encodes:
- a CDS encoding glycoside hydrolase family 125 protein, which gives rise to MQGQLPRSMKALIDEVKSSFAHDQKVQTMFENCFSNTYETTIRPQDDGTTFVITGDIPAMWLRDSAAQVRPYLLLAEHDEKMADLIEGVIKKQLSCIIHDPYANAFNEEANGKRYHDDKTEMTPLLWERKYEIDSLCYPIQLSYLFWKSTGRTSQFNEMFREAVAKIIETWKTEQNHEENSSYMFERDNCPTQDTLSHDGKGAPIGYTGMTWSGFRPSDDACQYGYLIPANMFAVVVLKQLKEIAEEVLHDKDLAKTAFELANEIDQGIQNFGKVEHPVYGTIYVYETDGLGNYNLMDDANVPSLLALPYLGYCNAEDPIYQNTRNFILSSENPYYYQGKVAKGIGSPHTPEQYIWHIALAIQGMTALTNEEKEEILELFKNTDANTNFMHEGFHVDEPEKYTRPWFSWANSMFSEFLLSQCHLFVKGSPLEK
- a CDS encoding alpha-mannosidase, producing the protein MQHIQRIIRILQANQYKDQLELQGWKAKRAHYINPGEYANHKENTEDLVVNIGDLVADSGMTVFLEKEVEIPSNWKKDNVGIVFKVNGNGKQSYSEGLLSLQGIPTQGLDRNRALVVIPPEQLINNMLHVHVELFNPVGIPQDELRGFNLVAGPETDPPAAYLEQSSLVLINKEVQSLLYLLEVCYKTAVLFDKSDTRYHLLFKAMEKVVDKLGMPSNETLLDQELLTKLEGGLKQTIQDLSGYREGTIRAIGQSHIDIAWLWPIKETIRKGSRTFSSVCTLLEEYNEFEFAQSQPQLFAYLKEYQPKVYERVKQKVAEGRFEIIGGMWVEPDLNIPSGESLVRQLLYGKKFFKDEFGLEPRVEWLPDTFGYCASLPQILKKAETDFFMTTKLNWNDTNRFPYDLFYWEGIDGTKIISYLHNILGQQTQPADIKSTWQDYKQKGEYPEKMLVYGYGDGGGGVTREMIEYLERSSNLPGMPDVKFDKVHDFFERIESKKPQLPSWYGDLYLELHRGTYTTHAKTKKNNRKAEALYRELEIWNSFAHIALGKPYPMEEINQNWKLIMLNQFHDIVPGTSISPVYELSEKQYKEVFDIGAKLKDEAIHYIAESINTEGDGQPIILLNSLSWTRDEVITITGGKELLNKELIDKQGNRYVTECIVSDDGVVTLNAHIDRIPELGYKTVWLKDADEQLEVAYSKEFNGLWETPNYKVEFTENGWLGRLYDKKAEKEIIKNGEYANELQLFDDLPTDWDAWDIDPNFEKQRLVNPQLIEARVIHKGSVTDKLEFKWKVNHSLVTQEITFYHNSKKVDFKTKVDWIEKHKLLKVSFPVNVFSPKATYEIPFGSIERATHNNTSWEQAQYEVCGQRWADLSEGNYGVSLLNDCKYGYDIKGNKIRLSLLRAAKWPDTQADIMEHEFTYSLFPHEGDWRKGETVRKGQELNSPLSVVKTSSHSGKLPDSMAFININSDSVIVDSIKQAESENGIILRMYESKGNETSAKMQFSQMINARETNETNLLEKFVNKLLMEDGNINRKFHPFEICTFHVTK
- a CDS encoding alpha-mannosidase — translated: MEDKKYIHIISHTHWDREWYLPYEKHHVLLTKLMDRLLETLESNPDFKSYHLDGQTIILDDYLQIRPEMREKLQTFVREGRLHIGPWYILQDEFLTSSEANIRNLQYGMKDAALWGGVSKVGYFPDSFGNIGQAPQILSQAGINNAVFGRGVKPTGFNNTVSEAENYESPYSEMLWRSPDGSSVLGILFANWYCNGNEVPTDEKEAQKYWEQHIASLEKYAASPHMLMMNGCDHQPIQTDLPEAIRVAETLYPNIEVIHSNFNDYVGKLAASLPQNLKVIEGELRSQQTDGWGTLVNTASARVYIKQMNQLSQTLLEKVAEPLSAFAYLQGGDYHHHLIEYAWKTLMQNHPHDSICGCSVDEVHREMVTRFEKSKHVAEMIIDESLESISEKINTASFKKWGEDALPFTVYNTTGWDRTGVVSITLDVKRDYFSAGVNKQELKGFPLGERTLVDDKGTEYHCKVEDLGIAFDYDLPEEKFRQPYMARRVRLTFEAEKVPALGFTTYAWVSSSKHNDNSSLIINENEMENNYVNVKINENGSLTVTNKVNGRTFEDLCVYEDTGDIGNEYMYKQPNNEQALTTKDLIAKVNIIEDTPFQAAYEIVQEWEIPASASDLLDKEQKELVWFTGRKSERVDEKVPFTIKTVVTLAKNSKGIDVKTSFNNQAKDHRLRALFPTDIKTDVHHADSIFEIAKRTNEPSQEWTNPDHSQHQQAFVDVSNEVEGLTVANLGLNEYEIIRDGRNTIAVTLLRSVGELGDWGYFPTPEAQCLGEQTVSFCIYPHDGKDSAAKAYKDAYQYQVPWSLKQTGLHDGELPPVHSFVRWESANLAFSSMKVSKQSGDVMMRWFNMADESETLIVKTSETYENTYKSNVIEEKEKSLHVDGNKAVHVSVRNHEIVTLGFEKN